In Salmo salar chromosome ssa03, Ssal_v3.1, whole genome shotgun sequence, a single genomic region encodes these proteins:
- the fcl gene encoding GDP-L-fucose synthetase isoform X1, whose translation MDSQTKAEPMRVLVTGGSGLVGKAIEHVVKQEGGCLEGEQWTFLSSKEANLVCSARDLQQTRAVFEKYRPTHVIHLAAKVGGLYLHMKENLHFLRDNLRINDNVLQTSHERGVTKVVSCLSSCIFPDKTTYPIDESMIHNGPPHDSNFGYSHAKRMIDIQNRGYFAQHGRRYTAVIPTNVYGPYDNFNFENGHVLSALMHKTYAAKKEGAPLQVWGSGTPRRQFIYSLDVARLFLWVLREYDEIDPIILSVGEEEELPIKDAVEMIADALDFKGQIVFDTSKSDGQMKKTASNAKLRRYLPDFTFTPLSEGIKKTCDWFVNNYDIART comes from the exons ATGGATTCGCAGACTAAGGCTGAGCCGATGCGCGTGCTCGTCACGGGCGGATCCGGATTGGTCGGGAAGGCCATCGAGCACGTGGTGAAACAAGAAGGCGGCTGTCTCGAGGGCGAGCAGTGGACCTTCCTGTCCTCCAAAGAGGCCAACCTCGT ttGTTCTGCCAGAGATCTACAACAGACAAGAGCAGTGTTTGAGAAGTATCGGCCCACCCATGTAATCCACCTGGCTGCCAAGGTGGGAGGACTCTATCTTCACATGAAGGAGAACCTACACTTTCTG AGGGACAACCTTCGCATCAATGACAACGTGCTGCAGACGTCTCACGAAAGGGGCGTCACCAAGGTGGTGTCCTGTCTGTCCAGCTGCATCTTTCCTGACAAGACCACATACCCTATCGATGAGAGCATG ATCCACAATGGGCCTCCACACGACTCGAACTTTGGCTACTCCCATGCCAAAAGAATGATTGATATCCAGAACAG GGGATACTTTGCGCAGCATGGGCGTCGCTACACCGCCGTAATCCCGACTAACGTGTATGGTCCCTATGACAACTTCAACTTTGAAAATGGTCACGTGCTCTCGGCACTCATGCATAAGACATATGCTGCTAAAA AGGAGGGAGCCCCGCTACAGGTGTGGGGCTCCGGAACACCGAGGAGACAATTCATCTACTCTCTG gATGTAGCACGTCTGTTCCTCTGGGTGCTGCGGGAGTATGATGAGATTGACCCCATCATTCTCTCTG taggggaggaggaggagctccCCATCAAGGACGCCGTAGAGATGATTGCAGATGCCCTGGACTTCAAAGGTCAAATAGTT TTCGACACCAGCAAGTCAGACGGTCAGATGAAGAAGACGGCCAGCAACGCCAAGCTGCGACGCTACCTCCCTGACTTCACCTTCACGCCGCTCTCTGAAG GTATCAAGAAGACCTGTGATTGGTTCGTGAACAACTACGACATAGCCCGAACATGA
- the fcl gene encoding GDP-L-fucose synthetase — MDSQTKAEPMRVLVTGGSGLVGKAIEHVVKQEGGCLEGEQWTFLSSKEANLVDLQQTRAVFEKYRPTHVIHLAAKVGGLYLHMKENLHFLRDNLRINDNVLQTSHERGVTKVVSCLSSCIFPDKTTYPIDESMIHNGPPHDSNFGYSHAKRMIDIQNRGYFAQHGRRYTAVIPTNVYGPYDNFNFENGHVLSALMHKTYAAKKEGAPLQVWGSGTPRRQFIYSLDVARLFLWVLREYDEIDPIILSVGEEEELPIKDAVEMIADALDFKGQIVFDTSKSDGQMKKTASNAKLRRYLPDFTFTPLSEGIKKTCDWFVNNYDIART, encoded by the exons ATGGATTCGCAGACTAAGGCTGAGCCGATGCGCGTGCTCGTCACGGGCGGATCCGGATTGGTCGGGAAGGCCATCGAGCACGTGGTGAAACAAGAAGGCGGCTGTCTCGAGGGCGAGCAGTGGACCTTCCTGTCCTCCAAAGAGGCCAACCTCGT AGATCTACAACAGACAAGAGCAGTGTTTGAGAAGTATCGGCCCACCCATGTAATCCACCTGGCTGCCAAGGTGGGAGGACTCTATCTTCACATGAAGGAGAACCTACACTTTCTG AGGGACAACCTTCGCATCAATGACAACGTGCTGCAGACGTCTCACGAAAGGGGCGTCACCAAGGTGGTGTCCTGTCTGTCCAGCTGCATCTTTCCTGACAAGACCACATACCCTATCGATGAGAGCATG ATCCACAATGGGCCTCCACACGACTCGAACTTTGGCTACTCCCATGCCAAAAGAATGATTGATATCCAGAACAG GGGATACTTTGCGCAGCATGGGCGTCGCTACACCGCCGTAATCCCGACTAACGTGTATGGTCCCTATGACAACTTCAACTTTGAAAATGGTCACGTGCTCTCGGCACTCATGCATAAGACATATGCTGCTAAAA AGGAGGGAGCCCCGCTACAGGTGTGGGGCTCCGGAACACCGAGGAGACAATTCATCTACTCTCTG gATGTAGCACGTCTGTTCCTCTGGGTGCTGCGGGAGTATGATGAGATTGACCCCATCATTCTCTCTG taggggaggaggaggagctccCCATCAAGGACGCCGTAGAGATGATTGCAGATGCCCTGGACTTCAAAGGTCAAATAGTT TTCGACACCAGCAAGTCAGACGGTCAGATGAAGAAGACGGCCAGCAACGCCAAGCTGCGACGCTACCTCCCTGACTTCACCTTCACGCCGCTCTCTGAAG GTATCAAGAAGACCTGTGATTGGTTCGTGAACAACTACGACATAGCCCGAACATGA